The sequence AGAGAGTGATCCCCTTGGCAAGCCCGTTTGAGatggtttgagaaccactgccaCATACTTGGATATCACTACCAACACTATTCGGAGAAGCAATTAAAATCTGTTTAGCTGTCTGCACGCATGAGTGCAGCCTCCCATACCAGGCTGTCTGAGGAGTAAGGGAAGCCAGATACTATTATTATTCACCAATCTCCATAGCAAAAGGCTACACGGGTCAGTGTAAGCCTTAAGGTTAGGATCATTAGTTGATCACTGCACTTTCATTATGTGCTGTTTTCTAGACGTTCGAGATGTCTGTAACCTGGTTCCTTAAAGTCACATCTATCATCCTCCTGCCTACTGTCTAACacctgagggggaaaaaaggggagtCACAGgttcaaatacacaaatatcaaattacATATAACtacacagaggttttttttgtgacaatttAAATGTATCCGTTTTCATAAGGAatagacatttgttttcaaatcagcATTCAaaaagaatataataatatgattatattatataatataataatatatgtatatacatatatatatgtatatatatatatatatatatataatttactcTCTATACCACACATCCTTGGAGACCAGAGCTGTCTGTTGTACACTTGGAGTGATAAAAGCAGACACTCATTGTCTGTAACATGAATTATATAGGCCCATTACAGTAGCTGTTTTTAATTCTGACCATGTGTGTTGCAGTTGAGTTCACGCTCAAAAGTgtatcaacaacacataaacatgCCTCTGCGCCTTATCAAACCCCCACAAAGAGCCATTTGAAGACACTCATATAAATCACTTAACGACCATTGGATGTGTGCTTTATTATTAGACAGGATCTCTTTTGTCAGTTAACGTTCTTTTGATACTTTTGCCAATCACAGCTAATAATGCATCTGATAAGATAAGGTGTGGCAGCCCCTTTTCTCTCCGCGCAGGAGATTTCACAGAAACCCTTCTGGCTGTGTCAATACTCCTTTGTAGAAAGTGTGTCCCAttcaacacacctgaacacatcaGAGGACGACAAACTCATCTTGGGTCAACATTTTCACCCCGGTCTGTGTGCGTTTGCGTGAGGGTGGgagaaacacagaacaacagacTGGGCTGTGTGCACGCTGCTTGCTTGACAGCTGGGTGGGACTTTGAAGAATTCATAATGAAGTGATGCCTCAGATTAGTGCAGGAGCGGCTGCCTTTGAAGAAACAGCTTCGGTTGTGAGGTCCTAATTAGGAATGGCCTATTTTAGTTTGAACACATGCTAAGGAAGAGTGCTTTGTGTGTAGGCCTGACTGTGTGAGCTAATCATCATGTGTGCTTACAAGGATGCATTTTGAGTGAATGTTCATTAATTATCTTTGTTGTAAGTAGCGAGCTTGGACTGCAATAGTGCCCCCTTggtagcgtgtgtgtgtacttgtatttgtacttctttttgttattgtttagcTAGCTTTTTCGTTGCTGAGGAACTGCTTatggttgaatgaatgaaagtcaatgacAGTCCCTAAAAATACAGCTCTGTGAACcttagtgtgtgagtgttttgcaTGCAAGTAGGTAAGAGGTCAAAGGAGAGAATCAAGTGATCACCCGTTTCTAACACTGTCACTAATCCAGCCTCACTGACCCACTGCTCCACTTATGAATATGCATGTTTACATATACACagccacataaacacacatatttctCCACTGCATGCACCTTACAACAACCCCTTAGCTCTTCCTCAATCAGCATGGCGGCAAAACAATAGCGGAATGTTCCGGCCTGTTACCATTCCTCAGTGGCTATCTGATGAAGGAGAGCCGGGGATAATCCAGGCCATCCTTATCAGTGGCAGGGATCCAATTTCCATATTCAGGCCCTGCTGGCTGATAAGGGCAGCTGCTGATAAATGTGTAGTGATGGAGTGATACCTGTGGTCTGGAGTTGATGAGAGCCGTATGAATGGCCGAAGCAGAGAAGTGATGGGGGCAGGCTGGACAGTAGCTTTCAGCAGGGCTGATAAAAGCAAGAAGGGGAGGGCTGTGATTAATGTGCCTAAGTGGCCAAGGGTCAGGAGCAGGCCCCCACTAGTGACTGCTCTTAAGAGAGGTCACCTCCACGACCATCCGTCACAgagatgcacacagacacaacattaCACCCTCCatgtcactgtttgtgtgtacgtGCATGTTACTGTGCGTATGTAAGTCCATAAGTATTAAACAAAGATGAGTCGTTTTAAGGATTCACAAAGTCACGGAATGCAATACTATGACTACTATATGTAAAACATATGGCATGTTGTCATATATTATAGCAAGTGTGCTGTTTCCCAGTTCATGGAGCTGGACACTGGTGGGTGGCACAGAGGGATCACTGACCACTTGAGGAGGACATATGACCTCCATTTTTCAGCAGCTCTGTCCTTGGGGCCAGGCAGTCAGACACAAATGCATTATTAATTGGGCTCTGTTTCACTATGTCTATTGCTCCATGATCAGCATGTTGACAATCATCAGAGTCATCGCTCATTTATTAGCTTATAAAAGGCCCCGTTCTCATTGTAGGAAACGTGACAAGAACTAGtgtgcacaaaaacactgtctgacccagtttacagtttacatgTGCCAGAATAGCAAGTACTAACACCAAcagttacagtgtttttttttgttgaaattgtTGTTATAGGATTTACTGTATAGGATTTACTGTATAGGACTaaacatcttttttgttttcttctaacAATGGATAATGTCAGAAAAGCATAACCAGAGACAAATCACTAAATGCACAAGCTATgcttccttcaaaataaaaaaaataaaaatgtatatttgacATACTTACTGTAGTACTCACCTTCCTGTTTAGATTCAAACTACTTAATAATAATTCTGCATGATACACAagtgctgtttttctctccaaaatAAATCTTTTGGTGTTTGGGGATATTGTTGATTATGCTGTTGTTTTCTCCATGGGGACTGTTACAAAGATGCCCAAGTCCCTGGAGAATACCTGCACCGCAGGGAACCCTTAAAAGcacatattaaaaacacactgactgtcttTCTCCCTGCCATCTTTTTCACATCCCCAGGCCCCACCACACAACACACTGCAAGCAGCTGGCTTCACTGATATTTTATTAATGATGTTCTTTAATTAGTTTAATTACATAGAATCCCATCTTTGTGCATAGTTTTACCatgtttaatgaaaaaaatatatatacccCATTTATGTACACAGAGAACGCTTCCCTCTGGCTGAAAGATGTGTAATTGTTTGAGTATCTTTTAAGAAGGCCATGTTGTAAGGTGCTCTGAGTGTGAGTCAGAGTCAGTAGGCAGGTTTGCTTCACACGCTTTTTGTTGTCAATCAGGCTTTGTTTGCTGATGAAAGCAGGGTGGTGCTGTGAGCTAAGCAAGAGCTTACTCACACTATGTATCATGTTTGGCTTGATTATGCCAGTCGTGCTTAGATTTTTTGAGAAAAGAGTAAGCTATTCTTTCTTCAGTCGGATGACTTGTCCATTCTTGATTTGAACATGCCCCTGGGAAAGTGAAATTTAATTGATAGCTGTAATTTCATTGCCCCGTCAGTGAATTATGTTTTCAGTAATCCATTTAATGAAGATTATGAAGCATGGCTATGGCTCCTAAATCCTCTGTGTCAATAGAGTCTCTGGAGCAAAATAATGGCATCACTCTGTGTGGGAGTTAATGTGAGCTGATAGCATGAAGGCTGGGGGGTCAAGGGTTCATGGGCTTGCGCGAGGTTGACAGAGAGCTGAATGCTTTCCACCTCCCCCCCCCGACCCCCAGCCTCCCCCTCTTTCTACTGCCTCGTCTCTAACTCCTCTTAAACTCTGGCGCTGAAGGAGTGTGATGGAGGGAGATGGGGAGGGATGTCAGTGAAGGAAGCGGGGTGATCGCTGTTGACAGTTTTTAGCCCCCTTTTCAAAATACACAGACTGTGCGGATGATAAATTGAAGGGGATATAGTGTGAGTGAGGAAACACTGTTTTTGCAGATCATCGTCTcataaggaaaaaaacacatgaggtCAGTGAGACGCTGTGCAGAGCTTGtgaataatgtgattcataatCGTGGAGAGCGATAATCTGACGGCATATGGACATCCAGAAAGAAAGTCTTTGCAGGTGTGATAGGAAACGGTAATCTGCACCAGAAGACAGGAAAAATACATAAGGCGCTGTTACATTAAACAGTTGTAGCACGACTCCATGGTATCAACCCACATTCTTAATATCAGCTTAGCTCGTTTGTTttgaacctcaccagagcaggtaccaaaaaaaagcaCCGTGTACCAGTTACtgatcactaatggaaaagcaaaaaatagaGTGGAGTCGAGCCAAAACCTGGATATTCATTAACCTTCTTATAGTCTATATTACAGGGATCACAAGGTAAAAGGAGGTCAAAGGTTGCGTAAGAAATGAAAATCTCACAGATTTCTAACTTCTATTTAGGCTTTTGACAATTGCACACACAACTAGAGGTTGGTTTTAAACTTAAAACCATAGTAACTGTGTATTTACATGCTCATGGGAAGAAATCTGTGTTCCGTCAACTTAAGTGTGTTCCTGGACGTAGGCggcgtatgtatgtatgtgtatgtatgctgCACATTCCAACACCAGCAGAAATGTTTCTTTGCCTGACTTGTTATCACATTAAATAGTATGTCcttatgtctctgtgtgcaaATAACATGCAGAGATCATCACAATCTATCTGTCCTCCTCGGTGGTTCTGTGTGGATGAACATGAACGCTCTATAATTGACGTTATTACTTAGGATTAACATGCAAATCATCAAAACATAAGGGTAAGGGTTTTTAACTTGGATGGGTGTTGTTTGTCATGTAGTGTATAGACGTTCTAGCTTTTCTCTCACAAACAGAGcgtcacaaaaaacacacgaGCGACACAACTCTAGACAGAAAGTCTGGCGTTCGGGTTGGTCGAGGTCGacgttttcctcctcctcccccttttacGACCGATGCGAACAAGAGAAACTTGTCGAGTGTGCAGACGGACCATTTTCACACGTACAGTGTCAGCGCGTAAATCATCGCAGgtgataataaaacacaacaacatttctgaAAATTGTCGGGTGTATCACGGAGCTTCCACGGAGTAGGAAGTGGGGAAGGCATGCGGCGCACATCCTTGCGTGGCCTTTGTGTTCATTACAAATTGCTTTGTGTTATCAAACACCTTTGACGTGGTCGTAAGTGCTTTGCAATAATTCAACAACACGTATTATGGTGTAGTTTccattgtgcaaacacactttgagattGTAACACATACAATTGCACAACAGAAGCCAAAACGAACAAAATGAACCTATTTTATTGCAGTAATTATCAATATCCACTGATTTAAATGGTAATGTTTTTGGCCCAGCCCTTCCTTAAATTCAGTAATTTATAAATACAACATTATGAAAGCACTGTTTTTCAAGGCATTGGCtgctaataaaaacacatttaagtcgCCCCAGTAATGAGGCTCACACCTCAATAGTCATGACACATCCAGCCTCCACTACACGATGGTACATTAGTTGTTTGTAATTTAAAACACTGGTAATGATATCAGTAAATCTGGCGCTTGTATTACTTGGTCAGAGGCCAAAATCTGATTCTGTGCTATCGTCCACCCCTagtgaaaacagagaaaaaaaacctaagtGAGCATAAAGACTTCCTCTCCCAtcctcccttcctccttccCCTTAACATAACATTATTCTCCTCCCTTCAGGAGGAATTACTGTTGTGAGAAAAATTAGCACACTTACTAATGCAAACACCTCCTCTTCTCCCCCTCAGACACTGGTACCTCCCTCGGCTCCTCGACCTCTGGCGGACATCGCTCTCACTGGTGCAGCGTTGCTTACTGGGAGCAGCGCACGCGCGTGGGCCGCCTCTATCCAGCCTACGAGCCCTCGCTCAGCATCTTCTATGACCTACCTCAGGGCACGGGCCTCTGCCTCGGCCAGCTCCACGCCAACGCCTACCACAGTCGCCGCGACGACCCGGGCAGCCACAGCGCGTCGGGCCTCCACGGGCATCCCATTCACGGAGACGgcgggaacagcagcagcagcagtggcagcggCGGCGTGCAACAGATACGCAGCAGAATCGGTTTCGGGATCGTGTTGAGTCGCGAGCCGGACGGCGTGTGGGTGTACAACCGCAGCCAGCACCCGGTGTTTGTCCACTCGCCCACTCTGGACCCACCCAGTGCTCGGGGACTGAGCGTGAAGAGAGTGATGCCCGGCTTCTCCCTCAAAGTGTTTGACTATGAACGCTCCAGCTGGATGGCCGAGCATGACGTGAAGCCGGAGAGCCAGGAGGGGCCCTGGGACCCCCACAGTGTTCGTATTAGTTTTGCTAAAGGATGGGGCCCGTGTTACTCCAGACAATTCATCACCTCCTGTCCCTGCTGGCTGGAGGTGCTACTCAACAACCACagatagcacacacacacacacacacacaggctacatccatactactaCATTTTCATTCTAATTAGTTACAGAGAGTCTTACTAAAGCCAAACAATCAGGGTAAAGTCAAGTATATTTTATTagagaaacaatgaaatgaaagaacCAATCAGGATTATAtccaaaagttgttttttgcaTATGTATCCTGAAAACACAGCCCCTaaattttaaaactaaaatggaGCTTTTTTTAACCCTTCTATGACCATTTTGTCGTCGCTGACAGGATTTGAACTCCTTGACCgcttcaaaaactatggactagCGAACGACAGGACATGCAGTACTATGACTGTTAAACGGATgagtaactgccagatattgaaagtgaaagttaccttggaaaaaggagcattgaacattttttgacaattcttcAACCATGAAATCAGAATAAAtcattatcttgatggtcatGAAAGGGTTAAAGACTCTGAAGAGGAATGAATGCCATTTCAAACGAAAATGGGAGTAGTATAAGTGtagcccaacacacacacacacacacacacacacgaggttCCCAGACCCAGTATCCTAATTGTAATCTACCTAGATTTAATATaaaatttatatattatataaaatatattatacatgtaaatacttgagtcatttttacA is a genomic window of Solea senegalensis isolate Sse05_10M linkage group LG7, IFAPA_SoseM_1, whole genome shotgun sequence containing:
- the LOC122772625 gene encoding mothers against decapentaplegic homolog 6-like — protein: KHLLFSPSDTGTSLGSSTSGGHRSHWCSVAYWEQRTRVGRLYPAYEPSLSIFYDLPQGTGLCLGQLHANAYHSRRDDPGSHSASGLHGHPIHGDGGNSSSSSGSGGVQQIRSRIGFGIVLSREPDGVWVYNRSQHPVFVHSPTLDPPSARGLSVKRVMPGFSLKVFDYERSSWMAEHDVKPESQEGPWDPHSVRISFAKGWGPCYSRQFITSCPCWLEVLLNNHR